One Zingiber officinale cultivar Zhangliang chromosome 10B, Zo_v1.1, whole genome shotgun sequence genomic window, AAAGATCGGATTTTCCGCCAAACGAATTGCCGATTGATTGTCATAATATATTGGAACTGCATAATCAATTGGTTGATGTAGGTTATTTAATAGTTGAATCAACCATGTGGTTTCTTGAGCTGCCATTGCTGCTGCTCGATACTCAGCTTCAGTGCTTGATAATGATACAGTTGGTTGTCTCTTGCTGCACCAAGAAATTGCTCCAGAACCAAGCTTAAATAAGTAACCAGTTGTTGACCTTCTGGTGTCATGATCTCCTGCATAGTCAGCATCACAGTAACCAACTAACTTACAGTCTCCAAATCTTTTATACACAAGACCATAATCAATTGTGCTCTTCACATATCTTAGTATTCGTCGAACTGTTTCCAAATGAGGCTTCATTGGATTTTGTATGTACCGACTTATTACACTAACTGCATAAGAAATATCAGGTCGAGTTAAGGTTAAGTAGATGAGACTGCCTACCAATTTTTGATACAAAGTTGTATCTTCTAAGCTTTTTCCTTCATGTGCACACATTCTGAAATTTGATTCCATAGGTGTTGAGATTGGTTTGCAGTCGAGCATTCCGAACCTTTTCAACAAGTCTTTGGAGTACTTTTGTTGACAAAGGAATATTCCTTTTTGTGTGCGGTCAATCTCTAaaccaagaaaatgcttgagttgTCCAAGTTCTTTCATTTGAAATCGGACTGATAAATTCTCCTTTGTCTGAAGAATTTCTGATCCATCATCACGGATGATGACtaagtcatcaacatatacaagcaCGATAGCTAGTTTTCCTTCATTTGATTTGACAAATAGACTAGAATCTACAGATGTTACTAAATAACCACTCTGAGTTAAAAATTCAGCAATCTtaccataccatgccctaggtgcttgtttcaatccatagagcgCTTTCCGCAGTTTACACACATATTCAGGATGATGTTGGTTATGAAAGTCTATTGGTTGGATCATATGAATTTCTCGATCCAATTCTCCATGAAGAAAAGcatttttcacatccatttgccacAGATTCCAATTTTTGTTGGTTGCAAGTGCAAGTAGAACTCGTACAGTTGTAAGTTTCGCCACCGGACTAaacgtttcatcatagtctagtccGTACTGTTGAGAGAAGCCACGAGCTACCAATCGTGCCTTATACCTTTCAATTGACCCATCTGGACGACGCTTTATTTTGTAAACCCATTTGCACAAAATGGGTTTCACATCTCTTGGTTTTGGTATGAGATCCCAAGTCTGATTTTGTTGCAGTGCATCAATCTCTTGTTTCATGGCTGTCATCCACTCAGAACTTTGTGATACTTTTTCAAACGTCTCAGGCTCTACTGCTTCTTCAACTATGGCTGCATTTGCATATTTTGGATTTGACCTTCGTGTTCTTGTTGACCTTCGGAGTTGAGATTGTGGAGTTAATTCTTCCACTTCATTAggcctttcttcttcatttggaTGTTGATATATGCCTGTTTGCCAAGGACTCTGAGCCACTCTTTGCTCTGCATCATTATCATTTGGACCTCCTGATTCATCTGAACCTGATTGAAGTTGAACTATATGCTCCCTCATCTTTTGTTGTACTTTATCTTCAAGGTCTTTAGATTCTGGCAAGACCTCCTTCTCTGTGGTCCACCAAGAAGATGCTTCATCGAACACTACATTTCGTGAAGTGTAACATCTTCCGCTTGTTGGATCGCAGCATTTCCACCCCTTTCTCTGGCTATCGTATCCCACAAAGATGCATCTAATAACTTTCTTGTCAAACTTGCTTCGTAAGTGATCAGGAACAAATACATAACATACACATCCAAATACTCGAAAGTAACTAACTGTAGGTTTTTTGTTCCATAACTTCTCAAAGGGTGAAATAAATTCTAACCTTGGTTGAGGAAGTTTATTGATGATAAAAGCTGCAGTCctcattgcttcagcccaaaaacgTCCAGGTACATTCTTCTCATGCAGCATACTCCGACAAATTTCTGCAAGATGTCGGTTCTTtctttctgctacaccattctgctgtGGTGTGTTGGCACAAGTGTATTGATGATATACTCGACTTTCTCTCAAGTATTGAGAGAACTCTCTTGAGCTATATTCTCCTCCATTGTCTGTGCGCAAGCAACATATCTTTTTTCCCAATTCTCCTTCGACTGACTGCTTGAACTCTTCGAACATTGAGAAGGtatcagatttttctttcataaaaaaAATCCACACATACCTTGAGAAAtcatcaatgaatgtcaccatatACCGCATACCACCAATTGACGACTGCTTAACAGGCCCGAATACATCAGAGTGAACTAACTCTAATGGTTCCTTTGCTTTGAAGTTTGACTCCTGATATGGTAATTGGTGTGCTTTACCATACTGACATCCTGCACATATTGTGTCTGTTCGTATGTCTAGTTGAGGAAGTCCCTTGAGCATTAACTTCTGCATCATCATGTTTAATTTGGAATAGTTAACATGACCTAGCCGCATGTGCCATATAACTACTGTCTCACTTTTTCTTGTCTTGTCTATATATGCAGACTCTGCTGACATCACGTAGAGCGACTCTAATCGTTGACCTTCCATTGTTGGTGTTTCTAAAATTTTGAGGTTTCGATATACCTTTACATTTTCAGGACCAAATAGAACATAATGACCTGAAGATGTTAATTGGGCCACAGACAATAAATTCTTCTTCATTCCTGAGACATGATAGACATCTTGAAGAGACACTTGGTTAGAATTATATCGAGGCGTAATTATCGTCTTACCAACATGTGCTATTGGTAACCTTGAGTTGTCGGCTGTAACCACCATACGAGCTCCTTTGTATTGAGATaagttttgcaatttttctttATCACCCGTCATATGATTTGAGCAGCCTGAATCCACGATCCAATCATTTTTGTAGTCAATCTGTTCTGGTGTTGTTGTGAGAGCCAAGTTTTTTTCCTCCGTATCCATCAAAGCTTCAGCATCCCAATCATCTTCGCTATTCTCTTTAGAATTGGAAGTAGCAATGTTGCTTTGAACGAACCTTTTCTTGGACCAATAATCTTTTGCCATGTGGCCCACCttcccacaattgtagcactcgcCAGAAAATTTTTTACGATCACCATAATTCTTCGAGGCTCCCCCTGGACGAGAGCCTCCATTCCCATGATAGCTTTTTCCTTTGTCGCCATCCTTTTTAGATCCACCAGTGTGTCGTTTGAAGTTGCCTTTATTTTTGTTGGTGTAGAGCGCTTCTTTTTCATCTTTTAGTGAGAGTCCTCCCATTTGCTTAGTCATAGCTTCTTGACCTAcaagtaaattttcaaattcaagaagcGATGGCTGTGTTGGCCATCCTTGTATAACAACAATAAATCCTCGATATTCTGGCCTCAAACCATgaataattattctttttatCCTTGCTTCCCCAATAGGAGCTGATGGATCTAGCTCTGAAATTTCGCGACATATCAACTTCACCTTGTGGAAGTATTGGACAATTGTCTTGTCACATTGCGCTATTGAcaatagctcgttctccagaagtTGCAATCTTGTATCATTCTTCTTTGAAAAAAGTGTAGCAAAGATATCCCACACTTCCTTTGGTGTTTTGGCATCTCGGATGTGCTCCAACATTTCTTCTTCAATTGTGATCTTTAAGGCAAACATTGCTTTACCTGCCTTAATCTTCCATTTTCGCAAAATGCCATTGGCGTCTTTTGCCGGCTGCGTAGCTTCACtaccaccaacaacctcccaaagATCTTGACCTTGTAGGTAAGACTCCATGCATGTTGcccacgtgttgtagtttttgttgttgaGCTTCTTGATACCTCCTACTACTTGAAGGTCCCCCATCACGTCGAAAAGCTTTGATTATACCAAAcaagtttgattaaaaaaaaacttgtaaaGCATAAAACTCCTCACAATCTAAGATAGCTCCACCAAGAATAATCCCTgattaacttggctctgataccaattgttgaaaattgaaccaacaaacaagtaaataaattacttgtcttacactaacaataacaacactacaacaccTTTTTTGTGGATTACTCACAGTTCTAAgacaaagaagagaaaaaaaaactttgactcacaaattgatacttgattgatgaatgaaactaaatacaaggtagagtatttatagtactcttcatacaatctggaccgttcaattaaattaaatcctagccattgaaattctaattcttatccatgaaatgagaaaaacactcttgaccacatatttaattttatcttttaccaagtcgtcatctttatctattagaaaaataaataattaaatagcaaatcttatctataactcttatcttttattggataagttttatcctttatttgGATTTGAGTTGATATTTAATACGGTATCCTCCATCTCTATTGGTAGAACTCCATAATATTAAGGGTTTCATCGCCgacagggggggggggggcaaccgCCGATCCCCCCCCCCAAGCTCTGGAGATGGGAGTATCACTGCAATTACTATGAAACCTCATCTTTGCATCCAACCTAACTCGGTAGAATGGCAGATGTTGGTGTGTGATTTCAGCTACCATTATAACGAAGGCTCCAATTAGTAATTCTTTATTAGTATAACTTGATTGGCTGTTTATTTTAAATGTAATATTAGTTTAAAATGATAATATTGATCTCAATTTCTAGAATAAACGAATAATAATGGGACGATATCAACAAAGTTTACAGCATGGTCGCCAATCACGGGACAAATCCAAAGCAAATCTATTGAATTTGACaactaaaaaaaatctaacttagaCAATTAGGATGATGGCCAACAAATGTGCATCAATGTTTCATTCCTCACCCTCTGTACAAGTGAAGGAAGAATCTAGTAGAAAAAGCTCCAGAGATAAATTCGAAACAAACGCACACTGAAGGAATCAATCAAAGAAACAAAGAACGTGTGTTTAGTGGCTCCGTTTGTTAGTTAATTAAGCAAACAAGACCCACTTGGCTGAATGCTTCTCTTTGAAGGTCTGTGAATGCATCAGATTAGCTCCGCCGCGGCCCTCTTCCTTGTTAGTCCACGACCTCTTCGAACCACTCATCACCTTCCACCAGCCCTTCTCTTTCTTCCTCGTTTTCTTGATTTCCCCCTTTTCCTTCCCTCCTCCCAGGCCATGGAGGTGCAAGGGGGAGGAATCCTCCGAAGAAGAGACATCCGAgtcggaggaggaggagcaaggcgaggaggaggagaggtAGGCGGTGGCAGATGGGTAGTGGTGGTGGGAAAGGTGGGAGAGGCACTCCCGGAGGCAGTATGGACAGACTCCGGTGGCTTGCCGGTGCCTCGGGTGGCGCCGGCACCGTCCTCCCTGCTCATCACTCGTCGACGGCGGCCCCATCAATCAACTAATCAGTCCTCTCGTCTAATATCAGATCAGATGCTGCTCGAGCAGAGGAGACTTATTATTATACCATAAGGAGAGAGAAGATGGCGCGAAAGTGCATTGGGATCGATCAAAATAGTTTCGCGGACACTTCGTGGACGAGAACAACGTGGACTCGTCCAAATCAAAGTTAGTTGGACTTGGACTCTAGTGAGGCGCCCACGTCGCAGGGCGACGAATGCCAATTCGGCGTTGGAGCGCTCCTCCAGGTGTATTCATCGCCAACACCTTCCTGGTAGACAATTAACGTGCAGATTTTGctcctttttttttaatgtggAAATTAGAGATTTTCGATGTTCGATAGCCTCGCGGAATTTATGGGGCCCACCGATGACACGTTTAAAATAAGAGTCAAAGAACAactattttgcaggaaaaaggacgAGTCAATTACGTTCTTCTTCGGATGGCGCCGTCGGTCATTGGAGCCGGCGCTTGATAATTAAACACGAGTATCGGACGGACGACTCTTCAGTTCCGGCGGCAAGTTTCATTATTGAAGAATTAATTGAAGAACTGGTGGTTGGGTGGGTCTTGGCCGGCGGAGGGGCACGAAAGCATAAGCTGCTCCTGCCGCAAAAGTTGTGCACGTGGCCCCTTGTTCGTCGTCCTCGTTCAGAATTGCAGCTCCGCCTCGTAACCCTCTTTTGTGGCACGTTTCATGTGACTTCTCGTGCCGCTGACCCTGCCTCCCGCCGAACCCCATCGTTGCCTGGCGAGCATGCAAataaaaatgttaaatttttgTACGGCGAAGCATTAAGTTGTACACGCCAAATCGAGTGctaaattagtattttacagcagaGTGGGGGCGGTGGCGGAGCCTCGGAGATTAGGAGAGGCAGGTTTGGGGCGAGATCTGCTGCATAAAGTGGTGACAGAGGCGTTGGGTTCGTGGAAAGTTGGAGGCTTGGAGCATGATGCCATGATGGGATCACGTGTGATCCACACACATTGATGTTTTGGATTGGATGTTTTGGAAAATTGATCACTTGTAGATGAAAGGTATAAGTAAATTTCTAATATTTATgtcgaaaaaaaaaattatcagaatTGATCGAattaaatcatcaaatcaaatcaaattaattttagaattattcaaataattctgttataattattagaataattctcagaataatttttagaattattctgttatttattaattagttaattgaccGATTATTTGTTTAAActctatatattgtattgtcttgaGAGTAAGtatcaatgaacaataagattaattattactctcatattttttatcttctttctattcttcttttaacatggtatcagagccatgattCTTcgttcttctctttctctttattCTCCTACCATAACCATGTCTGTCTCCTTTCACCGCTTACATTATCACGTTTCTATTTCcattctcttattattattatttttcttttaattaatcttttctttcctctctcctgTTTCTCTTCTCTCTCACTCTCACAAATCCTCTTCCCTTGCTTTTTCTGTCGCCGCCCAAGACAAAAGaggagtttcttttttttttttttgaaaccgcAAAACAAGACgacaaaagagcttctccttttGTGCTATCGCCGTCGTCCACCGAACACCGGCCAAACCTCGACGTCGACAACAAATGGTTGCTCCAGCCAAGGCTTATATTTCCTCCAAGGGGAGTTTCTCCAGGCGAAAGGCCTCCTTTCCAGCGATCCAGTCTCTCTACAAGATAAgttattttactttagatgtcaaatactcaacacTATCAAGAAGGCTAAAAATAAAATTCAGTCTGATGTCAAATTTGTCGCATCATTGGTCATACTGGAAATCTATGCCCTAAAAGATTTGATTGCTCTCAgataaaatgtcaaatttgtcacatcattggtcatccgggaaatctatgccctaaaagatttgcctcaaatttcattggtggttctACAGCCTCAAGACAACCGTCTATTTCACAAGCATACCCTAAAGCTCTCTCATCTGTGTCTACTTGCGATAAAACTCCAGAGTTTttatctactgattggtatattgacactgaagaaactcatcatgtcacatcggattataatatccttacagacgtaatgtcatattatggctcaaatacggttcaagtaggcgatgactcaggtttgcaaattgctaatcttggaaacacatatattcatttatctaatcgaacttttcacatgcgcaatgtctttcatgttccatctatcactaaaaatttactttctaccagtcagttttgtcttgataacaatgtcatttttgagtttcatcataatcattatcttataaaagataaaggaacaaatgctattgtgtttcatgggagaataaaaaatggcctctactatcttcaaagttcttcaatcaaagctttttttggtgaacgcacaaataaaccagcttggcatgctcgacttggtcatccttctcttcATATTGTCCATTCAATCATCAATAGTGATCCGGATGTAGTTTGGGACATGAAAGGAATTAAGAAGAGGAAAGGGGGCATTTGTGTCATTTGGAAGGAGAAGGCTTTAGGGATTTTAGTGCTTATAAGCACTGTTGACAGGGAATGAGGGAGGGGTTCGTGAGAGGAACAGGAGGCCGCCACCAGCATGAAGGAAAGGAGGTCTTCTTCCTCCCCATCTTGCACTGTTTGCCGGGGCCATCGCTGGCCTTCACCGGCCTTCACCGGCAACTACCTCCGTTGCTCTCCTCCTCCTCACGACGTAGGCACTGTGCCGCCGCCATCATTTCCCTCCggatgccgccgccgccgctgccaCCGGTCGGAGCTCCCCACACGCGATCTTTCCTTGCCACCGCCCACATCACGAGTGTCGCCACTCCGATCCTAGCCTTCGTCCCTTCCTCCGCCGAGGTGTTGCAGGTGCCGGCGCCACTACTGTCGGCGAAGGGCTCCGGACGCAGCCTACCTTGTTGCTGGCAGCAACATCTCCGCTGCTACACCTCCTCGCAGCGCCACCCACAGCCACAGCGTCCAGCCGCCAAGTCCGGCGGCCACCGCCTTCGTGTGTAGCAACCACCGCAGCTTCTCCCGCCGTCCAGCGCCATCTCCTACCCCGGCGGCGTCTCCGGCAGCACGTCCCGTTTCTTCCAGCAGCGTCAccgcgtctccggcggccggtgcCTCCGGCGTCCAGCGTCGTCACCTCCGGCAGCCCCTGCCGCAACCACCGACACCTCTGGGCAGCCGTCATCACCCTCCAAGCAGCCATCATCTGGCGTGCTCAGGTTTGCTTCttccggccatcgcgccgagATTATGTCCGGCCATTGAGCCGGGGTATTTCATTCGTCACaccattatcatgcttgtgaGTCATCAGCACTATCCGACCTGCGTGCTGTACGCCGGCCTATGAACCGTTGTGATATTCCCGCCGAGGTGCTGTTACCATATCCGGCCTACGAGCCATCTCTTGGGACCCTTGCTGCATTAGATCCCATGTCGCCACACGATGACTCGATCAGCACcacgaccagctcaccgatccatccgagggcgcccccctgggccagggtacgttctcgtactcgtTTCATgcttattttattatcatgttattATGCGGCTGCTTATGCGTTTgtgggatctgcctcgagcaccaaggtaccagagaccggggcaacctggtcactggctgcaggtacagttgaccggaggaggacttctgacgacctggtcaacgtagaggacagctcaccaccgggtcaagaggatgcggtcaaccctccagacacgtcataccggcaggttcgtcttctcagcttccataCAGGAAcaaataggtatggtttacctacttccattacctcctctccatctcattcatgtagggtATGCatagaatctaaaagtcataaactACCTTTCTATTCATCCGATTATGTTTCTAATCTCCCACTTGAAttaattcattctgatgtttgagGTCCTGCACCTGTTTTATCTAaccaaggtttccaatattatgttacctttattgatcattttagtaaatatacttggctctatcctatgaaaagaaaatctgatttattggatatattctgtaaattttaaaatcaagttgaacgatattttaatcgtaaaatactttcttGGGAAGGTGAATATCAAGttctccatcgtcatcttgtctcttgtggaattgttcatcgagtctcttgtcctcacactccagaacaaaatagctttgctgagagaaaacatagacacatagtcgaaactgccttagctcttcttcatcatgcatcagttccacgtaaattttgggatgaagctgttaccactgctgtatatctcataaatcgactccctactccattgctcaatcataaatgtccttttgaaacactttataatcaaactcctaattacactttccttcgaatttttggttgcgcatgttatctatggttacgcccctactctaaacacaaacttgactctcattcactacaatgtgttttccttggttacagcaatttgcaccatggttatagttgcttacatataccaataggtcgaatttatatttcacgacatgttacttttgatgatgctctattccctttttcagtatcttcttcgatctctcctccagatacaggTGGTATCTTCTTAATACCACCTAATATTGTCATAAATGATGACATCCTAGGTCCTGTTCcgctctctaataactcccctataccatcagaatcacctcaggaTGCTGctcctgttggtgcgggtagcactaacggtctaacccaggttttgatgaatgacaaataggttaagttagttgtgttgttgtctgacactttgatcaagtgtgcaggaaaagtccagctaggtcgacgggctgaccggatagctggcgagaagtccaagcgggtcgacgggctgaccggacgcttggcgagaagtccagacgggtcgacgggctgaccggacgtctggcaggtaagtgaggtaagtcactggaggggagtgactgtgaggacgcgttcccgggaaggggacattaggcgtcgatccggcttagatccatttcggatgtctaagtcgagatcgtgactagattccggtctcggaaagacggaatctaagtcatactctctttatctatctgttgaactttaactgtgctaaccatttgttttacaggatatatatttacctcggactaaccttgttttgcaggaaaaaggagtctttctggaacaaggtggtccgggcgcccggaaggcgaattttatccagacacctcgtcgctacgtggagcatcttgatttgagcagttacgtcacactccaggcgcccggaagggatccaggcgcccggaacagcatataaaagaagccccagacaggagcttcagaatcaactttgactgagaactcttctgctgatcttgctgctcgacgttcaagtgcgacgtcaacgacgctccgacaaaagtgctcttccggtttttgtttaattttctttttgtcggtattgctttattattactagcatctcctgtactttttctgtaatcatatttcgacttgctagtgattgcccaacgaaagtggtcaaggaccacgggccttcgagtaggagtcgtcacaggctccgaacgaagtaaaaatatctgtgtctactttatctttttccgctgcgcttaaactcttgttttttcgaatcgatattcacccccctctatcgaatctaacggtcctacaagtggtatcagagcaggtaccgctctgatttggtgcaaccaccaatcagacagggggtgaagtgTTTTTTTTAAACTGGTGTTTCGATAACTtaatatttaactaatcaatttaaattagtgcaacacgaatctagtttttttatctttttcttcccgcactactaatccaagaccaagtcttgggatattttttcttGGTTATTTATCTGTGCACATAATGTCCCAACAAGAATGATTCatcacagtgcgacctccactcttcaacggggacgacttcccttactggaagaagcgcatggaggtctacctcaagacagacttcgaccagtggatgagcattacgaaaccttacaaaattccagtggacaacgccgggaatctagtggatcctgaagactggacagcagatctcaagaaaaaagcgtcaacagaaaacaaagcgatcaacactctacagtgcggactaacaagagaagagctaaacagagtcggtccacacaagaacgctaaagaattatgggacaaactgatcgagctgcacgaaggaacaagcgacgctaaggtaacaaaacgagacctgcttttaaataaaatttttaatataaaaatgcaggaaggagaaacagcgaatcaactccacgcgaggatcaaggacatcctcaacgggctccatgcgataggtcaccaaatggagaacagagacttaataaggtacgctttaaacgcttttccacgtaatagtttgtgggcatcaatagtggatgcctacaaaatttctaagaatctttctaaattaaaattggatgagcttttctgtgaattagaattgcacgaacaaactaatgctggagccgagaaaggtgtagccttatttgcaggttcctccaagaaaagcaagcctgaagttgaagaagaatctgaccaagactccgaaaacgaagaacacctggtgaacttggtaagaaaaatgttcaccaggagaaagaggagcttcagcaaaaaggatcttcaaaagatcagctctccctcagaacaaaagaacgtgacctgctacggctgcaacaaaaagggacattacaagaacgaatgtccaaaactaaagttcgacaaaccaaagccaaccaaaaagaaggcactcaaagcaacgtgggacgactcctcggacgaatcagaggaagaagagcagaaacatcagagccacctcgcactgatggcccgcgaagccgaaactgaaaacgagtcggaagatgaagacgggtctgaacccgaaacaagccacgagtccgtactcgtttccgaaggccctaatgaggtatactttaatttaaacaaaaatttttttagaattatttcctgtttaaatagtaaattaactaa contains:
- the LOC122030395 gene encoding uncharacterized protein LOC122030395, translated to MGPPSTSDEQGGRCRRHPRHRQATGVCPYCLRECLSHLSHHHYPSATAYLSSSSPCSSSSDSDVSSSEDSSPLHLHGLGGGKEKGEIKKTRKKEKGWWKVMSGSKRSWTNKEEGRGGANLMHSQTFKEKHSAKWVLFA